The Mucilaginibacter sp. PAMB04168 genome contains the following window.
TTAGTTAAATAAAATGATGTCAGATCAAAACTTTTACCATTTTGAGCGGCAACCGTAAAAGCAGTTTCTTGAGCGTTCCAGCCAAAATATAAACCTTCTTCACCAAAATAGGCTGTATTTGAACCGTTTGTTGAGCTTCTAAATACACCGTCTGTAGCGGCTGTAACTGTTATGGATGAGGATGATGCCGTATTTGTAGCTGTTAAAGTTTTCGTATCAAAACCGGTGTAGGTGCCAGATGCCGTCTCAAAATCATACACTGCGCTGGTGCCGGCAAGTGCGTTTGTTTTAAAACTTATTTCATCACCGTAACTTGTACCTTTTGCGTTAATTGCATAAGCTTTAACGTAAATGGTTGTGTTTGGTGTAAATGGCCCTATGAATGCCTTGTTAAAACTGCCGGCACCTGCCCCTATGTTTACCTTGTTATTTGCAGTTGTGGGATTGGTTGCAGTGCTCCATACAATACCTTTTTCTGTTACCGCAGATCCCCCGTCAGAAGTGATATCGCCTCCTAAGGTTGCCGTAGTTGCATTAAAGGTTGTAACTGCTGCAGTAGTAACGGTTGGTGCTGTGGCAGCTGCCACGTTTGCCGGACCCGTTACTATGTTATCAATGTCAATATAGCTGGTTTGCCCGGTACCCCCTTGCATAGTATACCGAAATTCATCAATATCATTGAATCCTGATGCGGCGCTGGTTGACAGGGTAAAATATGTTGCGGGAGGCAGACCATTTACACTAACAGAACCATTTGCAACAGGACTACCGCCTTTATAACCTGTTAATGTAAATATGCTATGGGTAGTTCCCGTTCCGGTAAGCATGGCAAAACGAAAATCGAATCCCCCGAACTTAAAAGCAGATCCATCCGCCTTTTTAACAGAAACATAGCCCACACCAACTGTGGTTGCACTGGTCCGTAATACGTAATCATTAGTACTTTTTGTCTGACGGGAGAAAATGATTTGCGTACTAGGATTTGGAGGACTGGCATTTACAGTGGTAAACACAAACCCTTCTACAGCATAAGAAGCGGCGGAAACTGCCGATTCACGGTACAGCGGCACTGGAACTGCTGGAAGGGTGTTGAAGTTAGTAATGGTTTGCGCCGTTGCTTTAATGCCCGAAGAAAACAGCAAAAGTAATAAAACAAGCGACCAGCCGTGTGGTCTAACTGTGGAGGTGATGAACAGACTATCCCAAAAATTCTGATAGTTCCGAATTTTTGGATGTAGCTTTAAGAATCTTTCAACACGTAAATTAACCGGGTAAAATTTCCTCATATAAGGGTACAGTTTGACGTTTAGCTACAACATAGCCATGCCGAGCGGTCATTGACGACTGCCGCGTTCATAGTAAGCCATAACGGTTTATGGATTTTTAATTACCTGTACCAGATACTGTGACAGGTTATTGCGCTTTATACGCGACTTTGTTTTTTTTAGTTACAAAGAAAACAATTTAAGTATCGGTTTGTGAAGGCAGACAAGAACATGTCAAGTTAAAAAGTTAACGTAAAAGATATAGTAAAAAGAAGGCTGCCCATGGCAGCCTTCACTGGTCTAGTTCCTTGTTGGAAAACTCCCGTTAACACAATAATAAAGTTGACGGCCAGGCTTAGCGTATGCAAATCCACCTTAGCGCTCGCACCAATAGCCTGGAACATGACAGAAGAGGCATTGACAGATAAGTCAACATCAGACACTTGTAACGCATTCGGTTTAAGAGTGCCGCTGCTGGTTGACGCATAAGGGGTGTTTCCGCCCGCTGGTGACAAAAAGGCTTCATTTGAATTAGCCTGTGAACTTGGACCAAGAGCGCTATTAACGACCATTGTTCATGAAGGTCTCCGGCTATGTTATAAACGCCGGCACCGGTAATTTGGTGGGTATGTGGTGGTAGATTGGCAGGTGTTCATGGCTATCTGCGTATAGTGTTTGGCAATGGCCGAACCTAAACCCCTACTGCCCGAGTGGGTGAGCAAAGCAGTATACTTTTTGGCAGGCAAGCCCAAAGTATTATCAGGCAATAATTCTATCTCACCAAACTCGACAAAGTGGTTACCGTTGCCCGAGGTACCTAACTGCCTGGCGGCTTTGCCACGGAGCGGCTTCAGAAACGGTATTTGGTTAAATACCGGGCTATCCAGCACCTCATGTTCCTGCCTGACTTCCAAGCCACCCTCCATACCGAAGTGCGTATGATTTTTAAGCGCCTGCTTAATTTGATATTCGTGCCGATTGAGGAAGCCATCACTCTCGTCAATGATAGTCAGTGCCATGCGGCAGCCAATATCCATGCCTACTGCATAAGGAATAACTGCATGATGGGTAGCCAACACACCGCCAATGGGTAAGCCAAAACCCATATGTGCATCGGGCATTAAGGCCCCTTGTACACTTACGGGCAGCAGGTTTGCCAGTTCCATTTGCTGTTTAGCAGATGACTCAATGCCTTTCCCGCCGTAAGTTTTGCAATAAACCGGCTCGTCCCGCAATTCGTAAGCGCTGAACGCTGGTACTTCCATTTTGCCGATAACCTTCTCGGCTATCTTAGCGGTTAACTCATTATCTAAAAACGCTTCGGGATTGTCTTTGATCTGCACCAGCAAATCCAGCAATTGCTCTTTGCTGTGGTGCTTGAAATTTTTGGCGGCTATGCTGATAACCAAGCTTCGCAACTGGTCATTGTGGTAGCCTATTTTACTTAAATCTTTTGTTTTTAAATTGCCCATGTGGGTTATGTTCTTGTGTCCAGGTAAGCCGCTGTTTGGCTGTACCTGGGCAAATTTTTTAATGTGTTAATGTATTTGAGGCGCTCGTTAAACTCGTCCTTCCAGCGGTAGCGTTTCCCGCTCGTAAGTCGGTGCATACGCGGATCATAATTATGCGCCCGTACATAGTTGTTCAGTTTGGACAGTTCACTTTCCAGTTCTGTATCCACCATTTTACGATGCGTGATGATATGCGGTGCTACCTTGAGGACAAAGCGCCAGGGCTCCGTAATCACATACTTGATTTCCAAACGCCGGGTTCTGATATGAAAAGACTCGGTACGGGTAAAGCATGCTTTTTCCTCTTCGGTCAACGCAAGCTTTGAGCTGTTCCAGTCATATTCGTCAAGCTCCCGAAGGTTTTGTTTTTTAACCACGTAGCCATACTTGCCTTTGCGGCGTTTCTTTCTTTTGAAAAAACGGTCATGATGATACTCAAACGTGTTTACCTTTTCGAGCAGCGCTTCATAAAAATCAGCTTTAGGGCCTTTCCTAATGTCATCGCGCAATACAAAAAAGCGCTTCCAGCCGCGCTGGTAGGGCGCGTCTAAAGGTACCCAGGGTAAAGTCCTGCGCTTTTCCCAAAGCGCTTCTTGCCGTTTATGAATTTGTATGAGCCGCTTATCCAGATCTGTTTTAACAAGCCTCTTTT
Protein-coding sequences here:
- a CDS encoding RtcB family protein codes for the protein MGNLKTKDLSKIGYHNDQLRSLVISIAAKNFKHHSKEQLLDLLVQIKDNPEAFLDNELTAKIAEKVIGKMEVPAFSAYELRDEPVYCKTYGGKGIESSAKQQMELANLLPVSVQGALMPDAHMGFGLPIGGVLATHHAVIPYAVGMDIGCRMALTIIDESDGFLNRHEYQIKQALKNHTHFGMEGGLEVRQEHEVLDSPVFNQIPFLKPLRGKAARQLGTSGNGNHFVEFGEIELLPDNTLGLPAKKYTALLTHSGSRGLGSAIAKHYTQIAMNTCQSTTTYPPNYRCRRL